TTGTGTTGGCCGTATGGACCCATGTGGCAACGTGTTGGAGTGTGGAGTGAGGGGGCGTGAAGCCACGCGGgctgatggggggtggggggtgcacaGATCACTGGAGTGAAGCCCATCACTGGTTACTCACCTTACGCACGGGGGCTCAGGTTCCCGCGGCGACAAACAAGCCCCTACCTGCATTATTGACAGGCTCGGGGGATCAGGTTGTGAGCGGCGGAGCGTCACCCTCCCCCGGCAAATGTAACGCTAAGCCAAGTTGTGTGGCAATGCCAGGCTGCCAGTTGGATCCTCTAGACAGGACCGCCATCTTGTCCTTCGCACCTGATTGTCAGTCTTGCTGCGTGATGAGTGCCCTCTGCCTGTAGGCTGGCCACACTGCACCCAGACTCCCCCCACCAAAAACGGCTAGCAGGAAAGCTGACTTCTGACACTTCTGTTGCAGGAAGCTGGTCGATATCCCGCTTACAAAGAAATGGTGGCGGAATACAGCTGGCTCAACAAACGTACGTCGCCTTCTGTTCCGATGTGATGTAGTTTATGAAGCCATGGTGGACAGCTAGGTTACTCCCTGCCTTATATGACATAATCACATTGTGCAGTAAGTAGATGTAATGGGCTGTGCTGGCTTCATTAAGCAGGGTTACAGAGAGCTCCACGGTCTGCTGGCCATAGTATTGGTACTGAGGCCTATTGTTGGCTCTCTCCTCCTCGCAGTGGCCAACGGCCCCCGCAAGGCCTCCTCCCAGGGCTCTGACACCAACTCGTCCACCTCATCGCTGTCCTCGGGGACGCCCATCAGCTCCCTAAGTGGCCTGTCTCACATTATGTTCCCGTCAAGCATGTCGGCCTTCGGCACTGAAATGGCTGACGTCTGCATCGCTACAGAGGAGCCATCGGCCATCCCAAGCTTCCACAAGACGGAGACCGCCATCCAGACTGACATTCTGGAGCCAGAGCTCACCCTGAGGGGGGGTGCCGCCATCCCCACGGAGACCAGCCGCACCCTGGGGGCCACCTTCCTGCTGAAGGACACGGCCATTCGGAGCAGCAGCGCAGAAGGAGGGGGACGGAGCCGCGCCAGGACATTCTCCGTAGGGGACTCCCCCAAGACGGCGGTCCTGATGGCCCTGAGCAGGCCACCCCGGCCCATACGGCGTTCCCAGAGTCACATCACGCTGGCAGGTAGGATGGGTGGAGAGCAGGcctgttagcatgttagcatgttGCTGGTCAACCGCCTCCCCCCTGTGTTCTGCAGAGGAAAAGCAGAAGAAGGAACAGCAGAAGCGGCAGAGGGGCCGTGAGGGCGGGGCGCTGCGGCGTTCAAAGACCTTCGTCAGCCTGCTGTTCAGAGGGGCCCGCAGGAGAGAGGCCTCACGAGACCACAAAGAGCCGGGGGTCGCAGGGAGACACAAGAGCCGCTCCAAATCTCCGTCCCAGGACAAGGAGCCCTTCCCTGGCTTAGCGCTGCTGGATGCGGTGGAGGACATGGCTGAGAAGCTGCTGGAAAAGGACGAGGTCATCGCAGTACTCAGGCACTGCAGGAGGGTGAGCAGCATCAGCTGGTGTACCCTAAATGATCATTCTGAATGTGAACCCGTGAGGGTCGTATCACACTCCCAAACAAAGGGCTTCCTGATCAGGACTGTGGACTGTGGTAGTATGTGTAGCATGATAGGACTAATGATCACGCATAATGGGGTCAAGGAGACAGAATATCCATGTACTGATCAATACAATGTTTCAGAATCCCAAAACCACTGACATGTAACAACTGACTGTTGCCTCAACTATTCCCCTCTCTCTGTTTTTTCATTAGTTTCTTACAGAGAGGGCAGTGGAGGAACTagtgcaccccctgctggtgattTTAGACCGGCCAGAGAAGCTGTTGTTGCTGCGGGAGATCAGGTGGGCTGCATGAGGGTGGAGATTGCTGTCACACTAATGGAGCTATGCAAAATTTTGTTGTGGGTGGTGGCAGTCAGACGAGCCCAGAATTGTCCCACATCTTCTTGCCACAGAATGTTGTTGCAGCCCACAGAGCTGGGACGCTTCGATAGCCTGGTTCTCCCTTTCGAGCTGGAGGCTTACGAAATTCTGAAGAGTCGATCTGGTGAGCACACGGAATACACCCACACTCTGCACATGCAGCACTattccagcagagggcgctctcTGTGTCGGTGACGAGtattatgtgagcagacagctgTTAATGTTCTGTGTTTTGACACCACCTCTGCTCCTCAGCCAGGTCTCCTGCCTTGCGTTCCCCTAGGGCTGGACTCGCACCCAGACGCCACCTCATCACACCCATCCCAGGTGAGTTGGAACCAGAGGCTCTTTGGTCATTCAGCCCTACAGCCATTTAAGTCTTTAGCTCAGAACTGTTTCATTGCACATTACATGATGGCCTCTCAGCTGCTCTCCGTGTGGTCAGCCATGTTGTATAGAGTTGCCGctggtgacctttgaccttgcaGTGCGGGACACATTCTTGCTGGTAATTAATGCTGCGCTCCTTGACCTGGAAAGCGAGCTGCTGTGCTCTTTGTCCACTGTGCAGCGTTACAGAGCTGTAACCCAAGCCCTCCATCTGAGAGCGGCCTGAGTGTTTACCAGCCGCGTGGCTGGAAGTGCCACCTGACCTTAGTTCTTGGCCTCTAATTGGCTGTTCGTCTCATCTCAGACTACAGGGGAGGCTTCCACCTGCAGCCGACCCAGGAGCTGGAGAGAGCCCGGCAGCTAGCAGAGGAGATGGCACGCCTGCAGCTGTGCGGGACCCCACTGCTGGATGTACCGGTGGACGGCCACACCGCTGACACACTCTGCCCACATCCCACCTCACCTGTGCCGCTACACCCCAACTGGCTTCTGGCCGAGTCCATCAGAAGTACCAACCGTGCCTCCCTTCGGACATCGAGCAACGACACGGTCCGCTCTTTGTGCCATGAAGTGGCGACTGTGTCCCCAGCCCCCGAGAGGGGGAGGTCCCCTTTCCGGAACAGCCACGCCAAGGCCAAGGGGAGTGCGGTGCGCAGCACAGCAAGCCCAGCACACCCGCGGAGACCCCTGCTGTCGCAAGTCTTTGCAACCCCAGTCTCTATGGCGGCCTCTGCAGGAAGGGAGCAGATAGACAGGTGTGACACCAGTGCCCGACCCCAAGACCATGAACTGACCAGTGTCACCATTTCCAAAACGAAGCAGTCCCTGGGTGAGTCTACAATTCCACCATCGTAGTTTGCCTGGGCTTGGatcaattaatattaataaagaatCAAATATACAGAATGGATACAGtgaaaatacatacagtacacttATTACTCGCCAAGTCATGTTTTATGTGCCTGGGTTACCAAAACACGTCATTCGGTGACAGAGCCCCAAAAAACTGCAGGTCTTCTTCACCTGTACTTTGCAGCTACAAAAATGGCTGAAAGTAGTGGTGGATGGTAGTGGAGCAGCAATGAAATTGAACTCATGATTCTGTTAGCAGCCAGGGGCTGTTTAATATAACACATCAGCATTCCATGAATCACTGATATAAAACTACTTTCAAAAGGTTTTGCAAACCGAACCATCACTGGGAATGAGCCCAGAGTGTGAGCACTTCTGGGATGCTAGCCGGCCTCCATGCTCTAATGATAGAGCGCCCCTGGGTGAAACTTTACACAGCACTAAGGAGTATGTGTGACGAAAGCCTCGTCAGATGAATGAATTAGTGATGCCCCTGAGGAACAGCCCAGTCCCACCTTCTCCTCATGTTTCCCTAGGAATCAGCATCTCGGGTGGGATCGAGTCCAAGGTGCAGCCAGTTGTGAAGATAGAGAAGATATTTCCCGGAGGCGCAGCGTCGACGAGCGAAGGGCTTAAGGTACTGTTGGCTCCAGCCAAAGCCCAGCACCATCACCCAAATTCTTGTTGGCTCCTGCTCCAAGCTCAGGGACTCACAGTCCCATTCCTTCGGCTTTGCTGTGATTTTCACGCACACCGGAAGGTGCCACCTCACTTACCTGAGTTTTCGCTAGGATTACTGTGGTCCAGCTAAATGCGTCTGTGTAATGGGGTCGTACAAAAGGTGCAGAGAGGCTGTGAAGGAAAGTGAGGATTACTGGCCCGTGCAGTAACAGGACAGCATCCCCCCTCACAGCTCTGAGCAGCACCCAGCCCTCCGTAAGGCCTTGAGACACATTCATTATTCATGGAATGGTGAGGCAGCGAAAGTCTGTATTATTGGTGAGGCAGGATAACTGCCTGCTGCTGGCCCTGAATGGCATCCTGCTTTTCCACTCGTATGTCCACCATGGTAGCGATGACCTCTGTGAGCCCTGCTGGACACACCTTTGAATGGCTAAGTCGGGGCCTCTTCAGAAGATGGTGCCAGTGTCCCCTGAGGGATTGACCAGCGCTGGCCACGCTGCCGACTCCCTGTTCCTCCAGAGCCAGAAGCACAGGCCTATAACTGATGCCCATCATGGGCTCCTCCTATTAGACGTCAGCAGACCCAGCTCTCATACCCTAATGGACATGGGATAGTCCAAGGCTGCCCATTTCTAGCCATTCAGGTCATCTATGCATTTCCTTTGGTCAGCATTGTGCTGCTGCTCCTATAGATTTAGCTTCATTGTGGTTCATTTTTAGGAGACAAAACATGTTTTGAGGTATAGAATGACTTTAGTTTCCATACCAGGATCAATTAGTAGAGTCCTTCTAGGAAACTATGATGCCTTATTTCAGCGTTTTACACAGTTCTTGCTGCCCATCAAGGCTCTGATGGATGAATATGTCTTTGTGCATCGGCAGGCTGGGTTCGAGCTGGTGTCCGTGGACAGGGAGTCTCTGCAGGGAGTCACGCACCAGCAGGCTGTGGACATCATCCGCAAGGCCTTCAGCAACAAAGCCACAGACCCCATGGTGTTTGTGCTTAAAGTGCCCAAGGGCCACAGACGCCCAGAGCCGCAGCAGGAAGATGCCGCTGTGTGACCGATGCAGGGAATCACTTGCTGCTTGACTGGGAGTTTGGTGAAAGACCAGGAATGATGCGCTGCTGTCACACAGACAGCATGGGAGGTGCCAGCGAGAGACATGCTTCACTTGAGCCTTTGTTTTGGTTTTCGACTGAAACATAACCCAAGACAGGCAAGTGGAAACACTCAGCAACCCCCAGCTCCCACTGAATGGGGTACACTGCTGAGATCTATGGGGCACGGCTCACATTCACTGAGTGCGAGGGAATCCCCTCTATGTCAGATATGCGGATGTAAAGTTAGCATAGCCTTGCACAAAACTCATACCGCCACGATCTGGAGTCGATCTAGGGGATTCAAAGCCAATTAGGCTTATGGCTTCACCAGCCTGGGGCAAGAAGAAACAACATATCATGGATAATCGCAGAGGCTATAAAGGGATCCACCATGCCTACTGTCCTTCTACTGTACTACAGTCATTATCTGCAAATGTCATGGCTTCTCTGAATAAATGGGCACCTGAGCCAGACGACGTTGGGTTCACATCCAGGATTGGAGATGACTAATAGATCCAGTGATACAGCTATCTACATGCACAAGTATTCCCAGTCTCCAACAGAGGAACCTTTTTAAATCGAGAGGAAAAAGACACACCGAATGATTTAATGAATCACATTTTTACAATTGGTTTTTAAACATTGTTTGTGGTTATTACAATAAGTATATTGcagtaaaatacaaaatttgccTGTTGTGTTTCATTTAACTTGCAGCCTGGCAGGAATTGGGTGGCATCCCATACAAGTAGCACATCACTTAGCACAAGATGCAGCACTGTCGTCAGTTACAGCATGGGGCTCCGCCGAGATCCAGGACATGACTTATCAGCAGAAGAGTAAGGAGAGTCCAGAAGTCTGGGCAAGCCTCTGTAAGGCTGTTTTACAGCCTCTTGGCTTCTCCGAGGCAGGACTGTGTTCAGGGACCCATCTTATGGGCCCCTCCGCACAGATGGCAGGATACAGCTGCATATGCTTAGAGTGCCGGCCTTTCATACGTGCAGTGCGCCGCACAAGATCACCCACTCACCACAGCAGAGTCTGTCGGCATGACGTCCACAGCTCACGTTTGCCACATTTGATACACACTTTATCGGTGTTTtctaatataattaaaataaggcAGGTATCAGTCTGAACACAAAATACTGAACATCTCACAGCAGTACATGAGCCATAACCAAAACCAAGGTGAGAGGCATGGAACAGATCTGAGCTAAAGACCAAACTTGCTCAAGGGACGACAGAAAGAACGACCATACTAAAGTACTCCATGGTTTTGTGTAGGGCTGCATGGCATAGACAAAACAAATGACCAAAGCATTGTGCCTTTACTAACAGTCTGAAGTAAAATACCTGAAAACCTGTCTgtatatttattaaacaaaatgttACTGTTCAACACTGAGAAAACCTTAACTTAAAAACATGACAGTTCATTTATGGTTAGCTCTGAATACCTCCGGAAATGAGCAGTAGTGAAAATGGCGTGAAGTGTTCTCAGAGGTGCTGTGGCGAACTGGAGGCTGCATTcgccctcccaccccccattaCCGACCAGTCCAAAGCGGCCATGTGTGCAAAGATACAAGGGAGCTGCTACTCCACACACAGAAGGGCTACGTGTCCAAGCCGCAGGGTCTGGGACGACAAGTCGCACTGGTCTGGACACACAGCGTTTAGCTGCCACCAGCAGTAGAATCTGAAACAAAAATAGCCATAAAGTTACTAGTGACATAGACAGGgctacaaatgaaaataaaaaaataaatgacatactGTGAATGAGTAAACTTAAACGTAATAATTGATATACTGAAAAAATGTATTACTGTAAGATGCGATGGCCTTTGGTTGCTTGTAACATGCGTGGTAGTCTCACAATATTAGTAGAGAGACGTCCCTAATGCTCACATCCAAATCTGCAAGCCTGCTGGTGAAGTTGTCAACCATCAcgtaatgaaaagtaaaattcCGTGttccattttaaaaccagcatgGGACACTGTTTGTCCTGAATCTCTTCAGATTGAGAGTGGAAACCCTAACTGCTGTGACTAAGCACTTGCATTCCGTATGATCGACAGGATGGCAAAGCTTCAAGTGGCGTAATGCTTGCTGATTTAGTTGGCACAAGTTTTCATTTTTCAATTCACAGTGCACAGAACTACTCTGTTGCAGGTCAGACAATGTCTCTCTAcctggtttatttatttttttaattctgtggATGTTGAGCTGACACTTTCTTCAGTTTCCTCTGAGGGAGCGCTTCTCTTCCATATTACCAAAACAGGAACATGTGGCGTGCGCCACTAACTCAATCAACACTGCTGTGCATTTGTTGAACATAGGTTTGCCAATTTTTAAAGAGAGTACCATGACTTACTGGAACTACTGTAGCTTCTGTAATGCAAGAGGCTGATGTGTGCTATCAAAGAATGTTCCTTATTGACAGTTTATCATTTCTCATTTTCTTATTTAAATTAAGGTTAAGCTGACATttatattgcccagccctagctgtaatacattttttactATACTAGCCCAGTAGGCTTGCAGGAAAATTTTTCAAGTTCCACCCCTTGAAATAGGGTTTCAATGCTTTGAAGCCCAAAGATCAACAGTTCAAAAACAGTCCATCTGTTGACAAGGTGATCAGGTATCAATTAACCAGGCCTTGAGGCCTAATcctgcgttcgattatttctctctgattcggaactcggatgaaaacgtcacaaAACATCACAAAAAAGTCACTTCCAGTTGGAAACAcaccttttatgacgttgatgtcggacagAATTTTGTTGTCCAAGTTGCCCCTGTGTCGTCATTTCAACATGGCGCTTACAcagtcaacagtaattctattttatatttatgtttattctgtaaaatgtattaatagttataaatgtaattgcacgtgttcgatttagagaataccatagcatgcaatatcagatttttaccagacttattagtgtcttttgtttgtttgcctctcaaaaaaagaatatcgctatgaatgtactaaaatattttataaaacttttaatgtggtttgactagtttgtgtttcttgtttgtttctcGGAAAAAattctcactccaaatctgctaaaatataaagcaacaacacacagcagcgtgttcatggaggcagccatgtctgttccgagatgtggtagctcgaacgggagattatCGGCTGTGATGTCACTCacctcggaatttccgagttccgagagataATCCAATGCAGGATAAGTACCAAAGAGAGATTTATGTTGACAAAGTATAATACCAGCTTATTTAAATATCTGAATGGATTGTTAGTTCACTTAATATATGTAAATAACATACTCAGAGTGTGACCGTCGTCAGGAAGTAAAGCCGCTAACTGAGAAGGACTTGAGGAACTGCGGTCAGGCTCGGGCACATCTGTGCAAATGGTTGCATCCTGACAAGTATTTGACTGGCTTTGCTGACTGTCGGACCCAGCATCCTCAGGCAAGGGCTGCCAGTAGTCATACAGCAAACCCTGGAgagttccaaaaaaaaaaaaagtgttaaaaAGCTAAAGCTTTTCATTAGTAACGTTTACAAGCAGAGCTTTGCCTTAGTCTAGCAGAGAAGCTAGTACCTCAGAAGGCCCAGACTTCTGAAGGAGAATTTGCCATCTAGTGTAGATCCTCGCCACAAAGTCCTTCACCTGCAGGACAGACATCAAGGTTACAGTATGGTACTAGGTATTGCATTTGTCCTGAATGCAGACACCTCTGTCCTTTACGCTTAGATTGCtgtattctggggggggggggggggggggatagacagacagacagatacaggcCCCGGCCCAGAGGGGGGCATACCTTACTCCTGTACAGACACTTCTCAGTCTCCCTGATGTCACACTTGATGTGCTTCTCCAGCTCCGCACTGAGTATATGGAGGTGTTTCTGGAACAGGAGGGGGCAGCATGTGTGAGAGCAGAGACTCACACGACCGTATTTGGGGCGGAAGGCAAAGGGCCACTTAACATGTAGTTTTGGAGAAGTGTTCACCATAACTGGACTTCCATTCCCCAGAGTGATACTTCATTCTCATTTTAGCATATTCTGGTAATAACCAGTAATTTCTTCAATTACCTTTTGGCCCAAGGGAAGAGACTCAAAATTTGATGCTTCGTTAATTAGAATCAGGAGGCTGTAGCAGAGGTAATAAGcctggaacaaaaaaaaaatatataaaaaattttaaaGATGGTGTCATGAAAAGCATGACAGACTCTGCAGTAAAGTGACAGCTGAGGGGGACCCTGGGTTCACCTGCTGGTCTTGGGAAGTGACTCCATCCTccggggcctggccctcccTCACAGGGAACTGGACTTTGAGCAGCAGTGAGGGGCGCATGTGGGGGATGAACGGCCGCAACACTGCCAGCTGGGGGCAGGACATGGGAGCCAGTTACACAGGCTGGCTCAAGGCACAAAGCCCGGGCACCGACAACAGACTATTACTTACGTTCATACCAGCTGCTTCCTGTCATGCCATGTCAGGCTGTCGCAATCGCgattacagacgctcctctacttacgaacgagatacGTTCAAAACGgctgttcgtaacttgaaatgttcgtaagtcgttattccaCATCATTTTAAAGGTATATGCAAGTACtgagaactaggatgctgggagtacacacgctacgctgctgtgtggtgggagtagcagccagaagtcgtGCTAGGCGGGATtggcgtgcagaaaaaaaaattgatgttgcggacaggaaacgggagcccaatgaacacaatttggacttacagtcctcttcgtttgtatgtctgaaagttcgtaagtagaggggCGTCTGTATATGGCACATGCACAAacatcaccagggctttagatgataGGGCTTTAAATGGTGAAACAtttgtgacacccaaaagttagtgatctgtataaattcagcataTCCTTACATTTAATAAACGTGTCAGACTTCAAACTGCAAAAAGTTCCCCCACACCAACATCTTTTTATCTTTTTACCTAATATCTCCGCTTTTAACACgctgtggctgctgagctgtccctttcCTCACCACCatttcagtgcttatcgctcccgtgatttattaaaaacagcagCATGTGGTGTGCTGTGCTAACTGAAtgtaataaacataaggatatgctgaatttatacagactactgacttttgggtgtcacaaaGATGCATCACATTAATATCTTAGGCACACTATTCATCTGCATACCAGATTCTGGAAGTAAGTAAACGTCCGTATGATACCGAAGAGCCAGCATCTGGACAAATGTTTCACCCATCATATAAGGTCCAGGTGAGGATTGTGCAGGCACCATACAATTAGGATTAAATTACATTGCGATGTGATCACGACAGCCCTAATCCCATGTATATACAACAAGACATTTCAGGCATTTGTTTAAGAGTACAACAGCAGGATCTGTGCTGGGACTACAAGGCTACCAGTTTTAAAGGTGACAGACAGTGTTACCTGAAAGTCAGAGTTGGTGGGTTTATAGGAGAATCTGTGGTCTAACAGTTTGGAGATAATGGTCACACTGACATGCCTCCTGAGTTGCCTATGGAAGACAGAGAAATTCTAAAATGGAACATTCAACATAAAACAGGCAAACCAATGGTGACAGAAACTAGGCTCTCACTGCTGCCTGATTCCCAGCAAGCATTTTACTGGTTTCTATTAACAATAAGCCAAAGTCACTACAACAGAAAGTATTGGTCAACTTACTTCCCTCTCTTGGTGTGCGGGAGCAGATGAACCAATCTCCGGAGGTTGTGGTGGTCGTCCGACAGGTCAGCCAAGGCCAGGCAGATACGTGGCAGCTggagaaccaagaccacaatgAAGTCTAAGACCCTCTCCAGTCAGGGACCATAGGTCACCCAGAGAGGGCCTTTGTCTCCAGTTGACAGGCCTGGCCCGGAGCAAGTAGTTTCACTGGACAACACTGTATCATAGCGGAAAGCCTGTCAAAGGCTCACCTGTGTATCCCAGTCTCTGCTGTTGTCCAGCAGCATCTCCAGCAGGAACCTCAGGTCCTCCGTGGTCAGGAGCTGCAGCCGGGTCTCCAGACTGAGCTTGCAGGTGGCGGTCAGCAGCAGGAAGAGCTCATCATCGCTGTAGGCCTTGGAGGCCAGTGAGGTGCTCAATGCCAGGTACTGCCCCCACCCACACATTTAGATTGATGTCAGTCCAAACACCCACAGCTCATGGGAACTAGTAGCAAGCATTCAGTGAAGCCTCCCCCTACAGCACACCTTAATGACGTTCTCCACGTTATGTTCTGGGAAGGTCACCGGCTTTGTATCCTGAACATGCTCAGTCTGGATCAGTTCACTCTGCCTGGAGATcaaacaaccaaaataaaaattgAGATTATGGACCAACTGAGTGCTAATGTTATTCATACAAACatcaccggggggggggggttatactCACAAAAGGTCACCCTCTGAGAAAGGGGGCTGTAGAGACTGTAGGGTGAAGAGGGTGATGAATGGCACCCCCATATTGAGGAAGATAAGGGCCACCTCCCTCAGGCTGGGAGTCCACACCTGAAattccctgtttttgttctcCACTAGAGACAAGAGACAGACACATTTAACCCCCCGGCCATCACAACCTGCTGGTCTGGAACAGAGTTACACAAAGAGAAGCAGCTTGTCAGAAGCAGGACCTACCAATCTGTTCTGCAGCCATTATGGCAATATGCTTCATGGACCGAAGAATCTGTGTGGAAGTTTTTCtgtctggatggatggacatcaTCTGTGACATAGTAAACACAAAGCAATTGgttaacaaagaaaaaaagttaaCATATTCTCTTTTAAATGAGACATCATATATCATCAAGTATGTCCAGTCATCTGTCTATCCATCTCCCAACTGCCTATCCTAGCCATGACAGTAAAATGCTAATTAATATACATGAATTAAAACCAGGGTTAATGAAAAACTAAcatttatctctctctctcacacacacgcacacaaacgtTTCCTGACACTACTCTCCAAAACACTCCGAAGTGGTTTGATAATTTTCAGATCTGGTGACCATGCAGGCCATGAGAGATGTTcaacttcactttcatgttcatcaaaccactgTCACCAAATCTTGCTGTGTGAATTGGTGCAATATTCTGATACACAGCACCACCTTCAAGTTACAATGTTTAAATCACTGGGTAAACAGGTTCTTCAGAATGGTTCGGTAGTCCCAGTAGTGACGGGCCCATCTAAAACAAGTAACAGGCCAATGGAATGCCATGACATTGCAGACCAAACGATCAGTgatccacccccatgctgcACTTTCTGTATGTAACAGTCCGGGTGGTAAGTCCCTTTGAGGCTTCTCCACACCAACTCTCCCAGATGTGGGAAAGATGTGaaatagtaataatatattGACACACAACTACAATAACATTGGTCAAACCTCTACAGTTTACaccaatttttatttttccttcagAGAGGACAGACATACCTGGAAGAGCAGGAAGGACACCGCAGGAGGACAGGGCACTGAGCGGTATGCCTTCAGCAGCAATCCTGCactcaccagcagggggagcttcTCAGCATCAGCCCTGCACAAAGACAGAGAATCTCAGAGGACATAACCAGTGTGCCTTCCACCCTAGAGAACACCAGCATTCCTGCACCCCAGGAAAAGTGAGGTGCTACCACATCGACTACTGCACATGGGCAGCCATTACTGTCGCCTTACTGTAAGAGGGTTTTCTGAACCACGTTCTGTGGGGTCACCGCACATCTTCGGAGGTCCAGGTTCTGCAGACTGAACAGGCGCCCAAAGTTGGCCAACATGAAGATCTCCTCCCCCGGGTGCAGATCTGGGATGGCACTGGAGACCAGGTAAAACCTCTGCAGGAAATCCCTGGGGAGGGCAGAACAGTGAACTCCATGTGTGCCAGCTGCatttcattctctctctctctctcacacacacacacacacacacaaactctctcacacacacacacacacacacacacacacacacaggtaggCACTTCCAGCCACAACATGGGCTGTGGGTGGTGGGGTACCGGTGCTCCTGACTGACAGCCTCCTCAGTGACCTCCTCACTCTGCTCCTCTAACTTCTGCAGGTTCTCCTTACAGGACAGAAGCACCTTCATCTCGATGTCCTTCAGCCTGCCCGGTAGGAGTGCCCGTTAATATGACGACTAAcgacaaatacaaaaaaagcagaGGCAGTGCGGCACAAGCGCGGCCACCTGGCATTGTGCTCCTTCTCCTTCAGCATCGTTTCCAGGGTGTTCCTGTAGGGTCCCAGCTGACTGTTTTTCATTGGTGGCAGCTATATAGATGAAACATTGTCAGATCAAAGCCACTCATCTGCTTATATGGAACATAGAACATAACCATTACCATATCATTAAAAAGCATGCCAAATACTTATGATGTAATCAAAACAATGTAATCAACTGAGTATGTATTTGCACCTTATGTTAGCTACTTTATGTTTCTGATTCTGTTAGCTACTTTATGTTACCCCTGAATGTATGAATATCCACCTTTATTAGTGTTA
The nucleotide sequence above comes from Paramormyrops kingsleyae isolate MSU_618 chromosome 3, PKINGS_0.4, whole genome shotgun sequence. Encoded proteins:
- the slf2 gene encoding SMC5-SMC6 complex localization factor protein 2 isoform X4; this translates as MALTTRDPVPQSPMAHMTQQGTTPGKGTAMSSLRQHFEVLVRDFIPLGGPRHAGVDDKRSRHSKPGVRFLEPPQKTNQTQRSANSLSRQALVLEKPEMKMQVPSVLLKRIPNSSSASLAATGSASLHAGAVHREWDPGYRSNQVRSRSLEGATPGCSTQVPSSPRIHSGLPALLPRSSETPHQPENESPKQTHDSQIRHGGASAEQSPRMSVPINAAVGGSAAVCPSSSVKRKAGPAVEGMWQGKRAYSGTLGSDITGLRPTRDLGLNKEENSPGVKVLQPDKPATPLCSQQAQNTREAKLGEPAQAISQTQMEASRVHQTWSSTSGHRKLESNQTKGQPVGKPPWRQPVGHDRWDPLDLELELDLGLGACQLSSSSESEDEPLLSLQQILERSAQPPTTPQKGTFSEPGTPQTKALLPPMKNSQLGPYRNTLETMLKEKEHNARLKDIEMKVLLSCKENLQKLEEQSEEVTEEAVSQEHRDFLQRFYLVSSAIPDLHPGEEIFMLANFGRLFSLQNLDLRRCAVTPQNVVQKTLLQADAEKLPLLVSAGLLLKAYRSVPCPPAVSFLLFQMMSIHPDRKTSTQILRSMKHIAIMAAEQIVENKNREFQVWTPSLREVALIFLNMGVPFITLFTLQSLQPPFSEGDLLQSELIQTEHVQDTKPVTFPEHNVENVIKYLALSTSLASKAYSDDELFLLLTATCKLSLETRLQLLTTEDLRFLLEMLLDNSRDWDTQLPRICLALADLSDDHHNLRRLVHLLPHTKRGKQLRRHVSVTIISKLLDHRFSYKPTNSDFQLAVLRPFIPHMRPSLLLKVQFPVREGQAPEDGVTSQDQQAYYLCYSLLILINEASNFESLPLGQKKHLHILSAELEKHIKCDIRETEKCLYRSKVKDFVARIYTRWQILLQKSGPSEGLLYDYWQPLPEDAGSDSQQSQSNTCQDATICTDVPEPDRSSSSPSQLAALLPDDGHTLNSTAGGS